From Hydractinia symbiolongicarpus strain clone_291-10 chromosome 11, HSymV2.1, whole genome shotgun sequence, the proteins below share one genomic window:
- the LOC130613654 gene encoding PR domain zinc finger protein 5-like isoform X2 translates to MEKGTKFSEELIHKYLYGYKTDMRLVSSEDVLHTLQKDLSRKCHRLPETPPLSPRKIRVPDEVSLCTSSVPGNLFGACAIKRIPHGTWFGPFEGKLVRTTDVTEGVNNEYMWEIFHDGEVSHFLDGFNENNWMSFVRCARHKKEQNLVVFQYHGCIYYRTTRDIHPGSELLVWYDTKYTQLLGIPLAWNDNRNSNNKRKSQNQTESDPNKRKKDATTSLLQKLEPKPSPRKTCDIETLIDVSKKLEMQSKTLSLDLSPTLPMRCEKCHFSFHSKDQLLNHKCMAVSWTPTSRLPSMDKFRENYFNRPIHVMPYTDPISYYNNYFQRNVSNYHYPSPPMDPLRQLSSVTHKGAPIAIKNF, encoded by the exons atgGAAAAGGGAACAAAATTTTCCGAGGAACTCATACATAAATATCTGTATGGCTACAAAACAGACATGAGGCTTGTCTCTTCCGAAGATGTTTTGCATACTTTGCAGAAAG ATTTGTCAAGGAAATGTCACAGGTTACCAGAAACTCCTCCACTATCTCCAAGAAAAATTCGAGTCCCAGACGAAGTATCTCTATGTACTTCAAGTGTGCCTGGGAACCTGTTCGGAGCATGCGCAATTAAAAGAATACCACATGGAACATGGTTTGGTCCATTTGAGGGAAAGTTGGTGCGAACGACGGATGTGACTGAAGGAGTCAATAATGAATATATGTGGGAG ATATTTCACGACGGAGAAGTCAGCCATTTTCTCGATGGATTCAACGAGAATAATTGGATGTCATTTGTTCGATGCGCTCGTCATAAGAAGGAGCAAAACTTAGTGGTGTTTCAATATCACGGTTGCATTTATTATCGCACCACCCGCGATATTCATCCTGGTAGCGAGCTACTTGTGTGGTATGATACCAAATATACCCAACTTCTTGGGATACCTTTAGCTTGGAATGATAACAGAA ATTCCAACAACAAGAGAAAATCACAAAACCAAACAGAATCTGATCCAAATAAAAGAAAGAAGGACGCTACCACATCTTTACTTCAAAAGCTAGAACCCAAACCGTCTCCTCGCAAAACATGCGATATAGAAACGTTAATCGACGTATCAAAAAAGCTGGAGATGCAATCTAAAACTTTATCCTTGGATTTATCCCCTACCTTACCAATGAGATGTGAAAAGTGCCATTTTTCTTTCCATTCTAAAGATCAACTACTTAACCATAAATGCATGGCCGTATCCTGGACTCCAACCAGCCGTCTACCAAGCATGGATAAATTTCGAGAGAATTATTTCAACCGACCCATACATGTGATGCCGTACACAGATCCTATTTCCTATTATAACAACTATTTTCAACGCAACGTATCCAATTACCATTATCCTTCACCACCAATGGATCCGCTGCGTCAATTATCATCTGTAACTCATAAGGGTGCCCCTATAGccataaaaaacttttag
- the LOC130613654 gene encoding PR domain zinc finger protein 5-like isoform X1, producing the protein MFKLCWWREMEKGTKFSEELIHKYLYGYKTDMRLVSSEDVLHTLQKDLSRKCHRLPETPPLSPRKIRVPDEVSLCTSSVPGNLFGACAIKRIPHGTWFGPFEGKLVRTTDVTEGVNNEYMWEIFHDGEVSHFLDGFNENNWMSFVRCARHKKEQNLVVFQYHGCIYYRTTRDIHPGSELLVWYDTKYTQLLGIPLAWNDNRNSNNKRKSQNQTESDPNKRKKDATTSLLQKLEPKPSPRKTCDIETLIDVSKKLEMQSKTLSLDLSPTLPMRCEKCHFSFHSKDQLLNHKCMAVSWTPTSRLPSMDKFRENYFNRPIHVMPYTDPISYYNNYFQRNVSNYHYPSPPMDPLRQLSSVTHKGAPIAIKNF; encoded by the exons ATGTTTAAGTTATGTTGGTGGCGCGAG atgGAAAAGGGAACAAAATTTTCCGAGGAACTCATACATAAATATCTGTATGGCTACAAAACAGACATGAGGCTTGTCTCTTCCGAAGATGTTTTGCATACTTTGCAGAAAG ATTTGTCAAGGAAATGTCACAGGTTACCAGAAACTCCTCCACTATCTCCAAGAAAAATTCGAGTCCCAGACGAAGTATCTCTATGTACTTCAAGTGTGCCTGGGAACCTGTTCGGAGCATGCGCAATTAAAAGAATACCACATGGAACATGGTTTGGTCCATTTGAGGGAAAGTTGGTGCGAACGACGGATGTGACTGAAGGAGTCAATAATGAATATATGTGGGAG ATATTTCACGACGGAGAAGTCAGCCATTTTCTCGATGGATTCAACGAGAATAATTGGATGTCATTTGTTCGATGCGCTCGTCATAAGAAGGAGCAAAACTTAGTGGTGTTTCAATATCACGGTTGCATTTATTATCGCACCACCCGCGATATTCATCCTGGTAGCGAGCTACTTGTGTGGTATGATACCAAATATACCCAACTTCTTGGGATACCTTTAGCTTGGAATGATAACAGAA ATTCCAACAACAAGAGAAAATCACAAAACCAAACAGAATCTGATCCAAATAAAAGAAAGAAGGACGCTACCACATCTTTACTTCAAAAGCTAGAACCCAAACCGTCTCCTCGCAAAACATGCGATATAGAAACGTTAATCGACGTATCAAAAAAGCTGGAGATGCAATCTAAAACTTTATCCTTGGATTTATCCCCTACCTTACCAATGAGATGTGAAAAGTGCCATTTTTCTTTCCATTCTAAAGATCAACTACTTAACCATAAATGCATGGCCGTATCCTGGACTCCAACCAGCCGTCTACCAAGCATGGATAAATTTCGAGAGAATTATTTCAACCGACCCATACATGTGATGCCGTACACAGATCCTATTTCCTATTATAACAACTATTTTCAACGCAACGTATCCAATTACCATTATCCTTCACCACCAATGGATCCGCTGCGTCAATTATCATCTGTAACTCATAAGGGTGCCCCTATAGccataaaaaacttttag